One window of the Oncorhynchus mykiss isolate Arlee chromosome 5, USDA_OmykA_1.1, whole genome shotgun sequence genome contains the following:
- the LOC110523115 gene encoding transcription factor AP-1: protein MTAKMETPFYHDEAPGIPHNFGQHHADYQRYQSHKMMSKKVAHNFSGGSHSSSGLKLSQSQPGSNCNINPNNLGGINSNTNSSLMPGGLSDMNLLKLASPDLEHLIIQSNQGLVTTSPVPNTNGGNPFMYRNNATNEQEGFADGFVKALADLHKQNQLVGAPVSPSSSMQGPYQRNIMSAGDLPIYTNLSSYNPNHPSHISSSYPGGQMPDSYPGHGPHRLGGQGPHHPHNRGLDAPQTVPEVPHPPGDPTSSPPSLSPIDLETQERIKAERKKLRNRIAASKCRKRKLERISRLEEKVKVLKTQNCDLTSTASVLREQVAQLKQKVMNHVTNGCQIAVSSATLQANSTGDRDSTNC from the coding sequence ATGACGGCTAAAATGGAAACTCCTTTCTACCACGACGAAGCCCCAGGTATTCCTCACAACTTCGGACAACACCATGCAGATTACCAACGTTACCAGAGCCACAAGATGATGAGTAAGAAGGTGGCACATAACTTCTCAGGCGGTTCCCACAGCAGCTCTGGCCTGAAACTGTCACAAAGCCAGCCGGGGAGTAACTGCAATATCAATCCTAATAATCTGGGAGGGATTAACAGCAACACAAACAGCTCGTTAATGCCCGGCGGCTTGTCAGATATGAACCTTCTGAAGCTAGCCTCCCCTGACCTCGAGCACCTCATCATCCAGTCTAACCAGGGCTTGGTGACGACGTCTCCTGTCCCCAACACTAACGGAGGTAACCCCTTCATGTACCGGAACAACGCCACTAACGAACAGGAGGGTTTTGCCGATGGGTTCGTAAAAGCCCTGGCGGATCTTCATAAACAGAACCAGCTGGTTGGAGCTCCCgtgtccccttcctcctctatGCAAGGCCCCTACCAGAGGAACATCATGTCTGCAGGAGACCTGCCCATCTATACCAACCTCAGCAGCTACAACCCGAACCACCCCAGCCATATATCATCATCCTACCCAGGGGGCCAGATGCCCGACAGCTACCCAGGCCATGGCCCCCACAGACTTGGAGGCCAGGGACCCCACCATCCCCACAACAGGGGGTTGGACGCCCCTCAGACTGTCCCAGAGGTCCCTCATCCTCCCGGGGaccccacctcctcccctccctcgctctctcccatcGACCTGGAGACCCAGGAGAGGATCAAGGCCGAGAGGAAGAAACTACGTAACCGGATCGCGGCGTCTAAGTGTCGTAAAAGGAAGCTGGAGCGGATCTCCAGGCTAGAAGAGAAGGTGAAGGTTCTGAAGACCCAGAACTGTGACCTGACCTCCACCGCCTCGGTCCTGAGGGAACAGGTGGCCCAGCTCAAACAGAAAGTCATGAATCACGTCACCAACGGCTGCCAGATAGCAGTGAGTTCAGCCACCCTGCAGGCCAACAGCACCGGGGACAGGGACAGCACCAACTGTTGA